CAGAAATGTCATGTGCGCTAACGGACGGAGGACTGAACTGAGGCTCTGGAAATGGGTCATCGTGGGAGTTCACATGGCCGTGTGTCTCTAGAGCAGTGCGTTTCACTGCGCTGCTAGTGTGTAGCTGCGGCAGCAGGCAGACTGCTGGTGATTAGGAACAACAGGGCAGAGTTCAGCTGAGCGAGTGTGTGGAATGCTAATCCACATTGTCATAAGGCGAGCCTCGGCCCGACAAAGGGCTGGAGACGTACGGGGGTTAAgggctgtttgtgtgtgctacACGTGTGTGTCGCAGGAGCAGCCCAGATAAGAGAGGTGCTTCATTACTGAAGATTAGAAGCGAGTAGTAGCCTGGCGTGTGTGGTTGTATGTTAATAAATTAAGGTGGGGGTGGGAAGATAGGAGAGGAAAACAGTTGTGTTGAAATGTGCAAACGTTTGCACCCGCACACACTCATTAAGGAACAGAGAACACAGAGCAGTAGTTGTAATCAGCAGGGGTGTGTGTGGGCGTTAAGCTGTCAACTGTCAGGTGAGCAGGAATTACGGGGAGAGACGGGGGGGACACGGGGGGGGACCCGGGTGCAGGCTGCATCTCTTCCTCTTCCTATCATACTTGCACTTCTGTCTGATCCAGAAAACCAGATCTTAACCCCCAACCAGTACCATCGCCCTCCAATAAAGTCATTTGGCTTTCCCAAGCTGAGGAAATAGCTCTGGATGATCTGGTGTGGGTTTGGACTAGtgtgcgcacgcacacacacacacacacgcacacacacacacacacacacacacacacacacacacaacctttATACTTGAGGGAATCCAGCCAACGAAGACCCGGCACATCTCCACACCACTGCAGAggcttttttgttgtttctgtcAACTCTCCTTCCTTATTCCCCTCTATCTCTTCTCTGCCCCATCATCccaccctccctccctctcagaGCCCTtcgcccccccctccctcctctcaGTGCTGCAGTGCTGCCTtctgaagagagagagaggggaaaaaaaaaaagaagaagaaaaatcacCATCCACAAGCGGACGAGCCCCCTTCTGtctaaacacagagagacacccCTGGCTCTGCATATGTCTCCAGACATTTGCATATACATACTTATTCAACCATACTCCTGTAAATAAGGGACGATACCCTACATGCGGAACACAAATCAAATAGAAAAGCAGGGTTTCAACAGCAGATTTCTTCAGTAGTTGTTTGATCCTCATTTTCCATCAGATTTCTCAGAACCTTGGATAGAGTTTTCAAATTGCTTGAATGATGTCGGCACCATCCAAAGTCAAATATTTTCCTTTTGCAGTAATGTAAAACAATTAAACGCAGCCTAACATTGAAGAGGATGGTGCTGGATTTTTAATTTGGTAGTATACTTAATTTCACTGAAAACTGGGTTTGGAATACTCTGATAAAGATACTGGGCAGTGATTATAAAGGCATCTGTGGCTAAATGTGACAAAATATTGATAGAAGATTTCTGATTTCAGttgaaatttttattttttttaaactgctgctgctgggccTATAGCTCATACAAATGATAAGCTGCTAATACCGAGCTGTCACAGTCATGTGCTCGTATTGTTCAGAGGCTGTTTAGGTCTGATAATGACAACATCCTTCAACCAATACAGTGCAGAGGAAAATCCTTGAGTCCAGCTCGTAAAATTTTGCGTTTGTACTACTCACCGTGTTcgactgtttgtgtgtgtgtggatacaTTTCTATAGATGGCTTTAAAAGGCTACTAAGTCAATTATTAATGCTTTCTACAGCCTCtatctcttctttctcttttcttctgttCACTGCTTTTGCACTTTCATTGGATTCACTCTCCTATCCTCTTCCCAAGTGTCTCCTTTTCGTCCcaactcctctcctctctccgtCTGCCTCTTTTATCCACTCTGTGTCTGTTGCTGTGGGCTACCTAGCAGCTTGTATTGTGATGCTGGAAGCTCTCGTTCCTCTGGTGCCAATTCTACCTGTCAGTTTGGTTCAAAGTGCATTTGTTTTGAGGCCCGTCTGCCACAGATAAGCATCAACTCTGTCAGCTTGTGGCCTCTTGCTGAGCGTGCCCTGTATTTGCTCAAAAGATTCACACATAGACAAAAGCGGCGGCATTTACAGAAAACACAGTCATGCGCTAAAGAAACCGATGCGGTCACTACGTCACATTCAGACACACAAATGTGCATCCGTACGCTGAGCGAGAGGTGGAACTGTGTTGCGTGTATGCCAAAGAATCAATCAGAGACACATAAAAACAAGCCATGTTGACTATAGTCAtgttttttcttgtgttttattcATAGGCTTTTCTCATGTAGTCATTTCCCCGCCGCCTTCCAACTCTACAGCACTGAATCACAGCCAGCTCAGGCCATACCTCACTAACTGCTGCTCACTTTTAAAGCCATTAGTTTGCATTTTCTCTCTTGGATGTCTCTTTTTCTTATCTTTTAAATGCCAtttgtctctctctttccccTCTGACTGCGTGCCAGTTGTAATTCACTCACTTCTGCCCCCTTCTTATTCATAAGAACATAACAAATCTATCTTGTGCTCCGTTTTCTATACCactacttgtgttttttttgcctctTAATTCAACCCCCGTCTGTCTCTTCATGTATTTCAGAAGgcaggggaggaagaggagagccAGCTGAGGACGTCTGTGGATCTCTGCTCCGCTAACGACAAACTGACTGATGCCGATCCCGCGAGAAAGGTCAGTCATTGTTTCCCTTCCTTGTATGCATGCACGCGTCTCCTTGTCACCTTTCACCACTCGTCTCCCCCTCCTCTACACACAGGTCAGCTCCCAGGGTCACCAGCCCCACCCCCACTCCCAGACACGCCCCCTGCTTACCCATTCATAGCCGCACGCCTCTCCCCTCCGTCTTGTCAGGAAATAGAATCATGCATCTGTTAAAAGCTCTGCCCTTCACCCCCCTCCCCGCTGCACACACAGCCAAGTTAACATGCAGGGAAGAAGCTCTTTATCACGATTATCTTCTCCTCTGAGTCGTGCACATATACATACGTGCACGGTGTCTCAGCTGATGCCTGGTGGATGATCCCTCTCCCACATCTCACATGTATATGTGCATATATTATCTTTATTAGATTATGGCTCCAAGAGCACTGTGTGCAGCGCAGTACATTCCCATACCCCCCCTGCAGCTTCTCTCCATGCATTCATgtttatgcatgtgtgtgttttatgcgCATTCGAATGTCTCCGTAAGAAGACTTTAACCATTACGTTACAGTTGCCTGAATACACATTATGGTTGTGTTGTGTGTCATACGTGGGTTTCTTGTCCACAGGGGAAACCATCGCCGCCCACTCTGGTGTTCAACCGTCTTTTCACGGACATCAAGGAGGAGCCAGGACACCCCACCCTGGTCCATCCCAGGTACTACACCTTACCTGCATAGTGCATCAACGGTGATGTACAATTAGAAGTTTGCAGCTAAGAACGACCTTTAGCTTTGGCCTATTAATTATCTGACCGTCAACATTTCTTTGAGCGAAGGTCTCAATCTTTTCTTTTGATCATCACTTAATCGGCTTTCTTGATTAACTGTCTGATACAACATTTGAGCGTGCCACACTTAAAGGGCGCCTCAGTTCTCAATGTGCTAATCTAAGAAAATTAAGTTATACTTTCTCTAAACTCTGATGATTTGCTCTCACTTTCTTCAGGTTGCCCATTTTATTTAACAACCCACCCCAAACTTAAAGACTCTCAAATTCCTCATATTTAAGTCACTGAGAGCCAACAGTGAGCATGCAATTTGGTGCTTTTGCGTCAAAATGACTAAATATCTAAACCTTTATTTTGGTTTAGTCTGCCTTTGTTGTCTTTCAGCTTTATTTTATATTTGAGTGATGTTGAAAAAGCAGACCAGTAGTATTTAAGAGAGTATTAAATCTTGATTCTAGCTGGTATGAATACCTGAATTCCTGCAGTTGAATCTTTGTGCCACATGCAGTTCTATATATTTTTATGCCTCTGCTGTAGTGAAGTAACCATGAAGAAATGTTAAGTTTCTGTTTGACTTTAGTTTCATTTTCGAGCCTGCTTTAGTGCCATTGCCATTCCTCATCTACTCCTTTTCCTCCTTGTCCTCTACCCTTCTTCACATgtgcctcctctcctctcctctcctctcctctggcTCCTTGATTTCCCTTCTGTCCCTCCTCAGGCTACACCAGCTTTTGTTTGGATATGGCTCTTGAATAGCAAACACAGTAATCTGACCCAGATTAAATCCTGGAATTAGATGGTTTATAATACTGTTGCTACATGTGACTGCCGTAGACATACTCTGACGAAGCTCTCAGACATCAGGCCAGACAAACTGACGGGGATTATAGCCCGGGTCACCTGCCAGCATCACGCAACAACTCCACATTTAAACCAGTTAAATCTTGTGCAGACCAGTATGGAGCATGTGCTTTGCGTTGTATCACTAGTAATACTGAAATGCCGTGCTACAGTGGGACGTCACACGGGACATCTACGGCAGTAAGTCGTATTGGGGTTGCTACACACATCCATTTGTGGTGCACGTGTCTAATACGAGATGGGCTTACATTATTCAATCACTTCTGAGTTGTTTCATGTGAACGAGTCTCAGATTCCcactcagcagagcagagcagagaagaggaagaagggCTCGGTTGGTAGTGCTGTAGCTTTTCACGCAGTGTCCCACTGAGCTGTCAGGCTTAACCTAGTTCAGTGCTCCAGCCTCAGCGCTGTCTGGAGGGGCCTGATGGTGGGGGAGGGGTTCAAAGCTCCTCTCCTCTGCTCCCTTTCCTGCCATGAAGCCAGGAATACAAAGTGTTGGCGTAGTGGCTTCAGAGCATCTCCAGGCAGTATCTCTCTCTCGGTTGTAACCACTACCTGAAAATTTGCGATAAGCCGAAGGTCTGTTTAAACTGAGATCCTGTAAACTTATGATAAGAAATATCCATATTCCACTCTGTGTTTTCAGCTCCCGCTGTCAGATGCACCCGATTCTTTGAGCGAAAAAACAGCCGCTAAACAAGGATTGTTGTTTTGCTCCGATTCTTTTGTGTCATGTAAAGGGTCATATAAGTTATTgtcctctgctctgtgttgtgcATAACGCGTCACATTTTGTGACCTTTCCCACAAAAACGGAGACAATGAAACGGTATGATCGAATAACTAAAAGCAACAGAGCAGACGCTGCGTTCAGGATTGACGTTATTAGCAAGACAGCACATTTTATTATGAGAAATGTTATAAAATGACGTCTTTCTCTCTGGACTTCTTTCCCTCAGTTACTACATGTACACATACGATAAGATGGTGGCTCCTAACGTGTCACTGCGGAGGGAGGCGGAGATGAGCCCCGAGATGCTCGGAGCGCTGCTAAAACACCACTACAGCCGCAGAGTGCTGGGCCACGATGAGCCACCGATGGGTCAGTAAGCACGCAACAGAGCTGACATAAActgacaaaacacacacacactcacacaatacTTTTATTTAAACTTTGAATAGAGTTGTTCTTGGAGCATATCTGGAAAAGTAATTAGAAGCGACTAAAGCCACTTTTATAacttcagatttattgtcaGAATGAGCCAAGAGGCGTGATTTGAGATCAGCGGGTCAGAACACGAGGCCACGAGAATAACAAGTCAAATATTGCCAGATTTGATCCAACGTTTCTAGATTAAAATGGAATAGTTGAAAACTTCTGGGGCACAAATCAGGTGAGCTGATTCAAAACTCGATACACAAAAATACAGTCCTACCTAAAATCTTCCCCTCTTGCTGCTTGACTTTCTCTTCAGAATAAGTGCAGCTGTTGATGGTGTGTAATTATGATAATGCAACTAAAAGACTTTAAATTGTAGAGCCGGAAACTGGAAAAAGGGCAGAAAATGGTTTCTGCTTTAATAACAGGCTTTAGATCGACAGTGCTCAACATTAACTGCATACCTGCAGAGACGTGCAGCTACATTAACACCAGACGGAAGATCATGTCAAATTTTGTGGTCTGAGGTTTTCTTCCTGTGATTAGCAGTTTAAAATATGATGATTTGGATGATATTATAAATAAATTCTAGAGCAGGACATTTCTAGTAGAGCAAATCTGGTTTAGCATAATGGCTTTTTCTCTGCACtcccagaaaaataaaaagacatcaATTTGATTCTAAAGAGCATTTACATGAATTTAATTATCAAAATGCTTCCATCCAGTTTCAGTTTGAAACTCGAACTGGATGAAATATGGATTTTAGATTGATAGTGATtagtttttattcacattttacacaGAGCCTCAACTTTCATTTTAAATAAGGTCTAAAATGCCCCATAAACCAGATGTGtgcctatttttttattttattaacagAAACAATTACAGCATAATTTACAATTTTGTAAAATAGTGATAATGATGAATATATATGTTGAAAGGAGAAGTTAAGATGCATTTACAATATCCCCAAATCTGTATACAGCTACATGAACAATGCAGCTTTCATAAAAAATGTTATAGTGTGTGTAAATCAAATATAATAtttgataaaataaaaatattttttataaaccagcaaaaatgttggtttataaaaaaaaaaaaacatattaggGCTCTATTTATTTTCAGCATGTAACAGAAAACATTAGATCACAGAGAGTACTGTACGTATTAATATTAATtaagtgtttattattgttaatTAAGCGTTAGGACCAGTTTCAGGGCTCCACACACAATCAGAAGCAACAACTCTAATGATATTTACCCATTAAATATGAATTAATTTGTAATTAATACTCTTGTGTATGCACATTAGAGACAGTCTGATGCATGTCTGCTATGAATACTTGACATCAATACAGCAAGCAGCAGCAGTCTACGTGCAACGTAAGCAGAAATGACAGGCAGATCGGGTTCCTGCATCTCTCTGAGCTGACACATGTTTACTAAAAACACAGACTTAGGTTTACAGCCTGCTGTGATGCGCATCATCATGCAGTGACCCTCACATTCTGACTACTATGAACAAGAGAGGTTGGAGGCAGTGACCTCCTCTCTGCGCTGCGTGCGCACGAGAGGATGAATCACAGGCACGGCTTCCGTCTGCCATTATTAACGCTACATCTGACTGCCAGGCTGCCCCGCTCTTCTCATATCTCTCAGACGTCCTGCTCCCCTTTCTCCTCTCCAACCAATCTGTCTGCCTTCCCTCCATTCCCCATCTCTCCTGGCAACCAGCTCCACATCCTCTCCGAGTAGGCTCTCCTTCTGTTCCCCTACTTCCTcttccacccatccatccttgTCTCTTTCCTCTCTGACTTCTCTTATCCCTGCCTCCCTCTCAGTCTGCTGTTGACTCCTCCACccactccttttctttttccccctcattgcgaactctttttttcttttcttatttcagAGCGCTCGTCTTTTCGCCTGTCCCCATTTTCCTTTAGAGCACACTTACCCGCTGCTGTTTGGCTAAGACATTTAGGTGTAATGTAGCAGATTAAACTTTAATACAGAAAGAAGGCTCGAACATGTATTTAAGCTTATTAAGTAAACTTGAaaaatatcttttaaaaaatgACCACCGTCCAACTCAGTCAGGTTTAATTTTTAGGTTAGTTGTGCTCTTGGGTAGGAGGCTTAATGACGTGACTCACTCTCTTGAAAAGTCTTTATGAGAAGTACCAAGAGTCTGTATCGCACTGAATCTTGATATTGCCACAGATTACCATCCTACCCattatttcccatgatgcacaCCTCAGAGGCCACAGCAAGGAAACAAGCCAGAGTTTAAACAGAGGAGGAGTTCGCTCAGAGCAGTGCGGCGCTCCTACACAAGGCCCTTTATTCctttctgagtgtctgagggcaAACACACAGAGAATTTGTGGGCGAGTGTTTGGTTCCTCGGCTGTTGCCATGCCGTGTGTGCGCTTTCGCTGAGGAAGAAGCGCGAGCTTTTATGAGGTTGTGTGAGGGTGTTACTAATCGTGGGCGGGAGTTTGCACCAGCACGGCTCGCACTTCCTGTCTTTCAACCAgctcctctttttccttttttttttttctttctttgccgTCTTCATCCTCCCTTTTCTTCCCTCCTCAGATCTTCATGCGTCGCCTCCCATCACTGCTGGCGCAGAGGAGGCCAAATCCCAAAGTGCCACTGCTGCCTCGGCCACCGAGCGGGATTGCCAAACCCAGGCAGTTTCCATGGAGACAAGCAGCCCGGGCTGCAAGAAAACCACCCACATCCCCTCCCACACCCCTCCTCCTACTCCTGCGTCGTTGTTGTCATCGGTAACAGAAGTAGCTGCTAAGGACATGAGCTCTGCCACGAGCGGCGGTGCAGTGGTGCTGGGGGGGCTGGAGGACGACAAGGACAGAATTGTTGTGGAGATCATGCAGATGTACAGCAGGCAGCAGGAGAAGCTCAACTCCACCTTGCACAAGCAGCTGCAGCTGGAAATGGTGAGTCAGTGTTCGAAAACCACAAAGACCAAGATAAATGAGCCCGAGATAACGCTACTGTTCCCGACTATTAAAAGTGTCCTTGAAGTTGATGGTGGAGGTGGTGCTCGCCTTCCTCTGACCCCTCTCACCCTCGCTCTATTACACTGAAACACCCTGGAATCAGATGGGTTCCCCTCGTTACATTACAAGTCAGCAGACCATATAAATCGGTGTTTCACTAATGTAATACGTGATTAAAGCTCACACGTTTAATTTCAGTTAGCACATCTGGAGATAGAGTTGACCTACATTACTGTGATGTTCACTACCTCTGCTGAATGATGAAGCCCGCTGATAGGATTTGAAGAGAATTTGTAATGTAAAATGAGATGTCCTCCATTTGAAAATGCTGGTTGTAAATAGcatttttttgctatttttaaaTGTAGATAAACACTTGAGTCTTTTTGCCCTCTGCTGCTTCCACACACCCACTAAATGTGTTTAAACACGTGTCAGAGGTTACAAACGCGTTTTTTGTCAGAATTTGGACAGTGAGTTAGAATCGGGGGTCAGTTCAGTGTCACATTAGTATTGTAGTTATTTTCCTTGACTTCATCTCTGTGTCTCCAGGAACTGGAGGCGTTGCGCGGGGGCGAAGCGGCGAGGCTACGGGAGCTGAGCGCCGAGCAACGAGAGCTGCGCAGCGAGCTGGAGGCAGTGCACAGCGAGCAGGTTCGGCAGCTCAGCCAGGCACGCCAGGAACAGCTGGAGCTGGAGACCCGTCTTGAGCAGCTCCGACAGCAGGCCTGCGCCTGCGAGCCGGGGGCTCAGCGGCAGCAAGAGGCCCACTACGCTGCTCAGGTACGAGCTGTGAGCACACCACTGTCACCACCCTGACATACGGAGACATCTGAATCAACAGAGAACAATGTGACACATTAATACTTATTTTTGGTTCCTTTAGATATGTCAGATAGAAATGATTTTGAGCCGTGTGAGTGTTTAGGTTTCCAAACTGACTTAATCCTGAGGtagactctgtttctgtctcaGGTTTCTCTCAGTTAGTAAAGATGTTGTACGTTTGTGTGGTTGTGAGACTAAATTCTGTACTGGGCCTTGTATTCTGGGTCCATCTAGAATGAAAGACCATGACTTTTGACGTATTGTCGCCAAACATCAGACTATGTTTTCTGAACTGGTGTAGCCATAACACAGACTCACatctttgtgtgcgtgtgcccCACAGTTGTCGGAGCTGCGTCAGAGGCTGGAGCGGGCGGAGGCCGACaggcaggagctgcaggaggagCTGCGCAGGGAGCGGGAGGCGCGAGAGAATCTGGAGCGCACAATCGCTCAGCTCAAACAGCAGATGGCCCAGTCTGGCACGATGGGATGCAGCCCCTCTCCTACTCGCACCCTCTCCGCTGGACCCCTGAACGCCCACTCCCTACCCAACTCTTCCTCCATGTGCGAGGCCCAAGCGGCTGGCCTAAAGTAACTGCAGCCCCTTCAGGcgcctccctccttccttcctcttcAGTCACCCGCCAACtctacagacacaaacaaatGAGCCTGAAGCAGAAAGGAGCTTCACACCTCCTCGGGCTGTTTTTTGAGTTGTGCAGCTCGCCCTCTTCCCCTTTTATCTCAGTTCGGactgaattttgtttttataatttaacaatTTTTATGTTTACTTCTtttcctccctctcttctctTTAAACAGTATTTAAAGGTTTTTTGGGCATGTatgttttgatttaatttatgGATTTTACTGAACAAACAGCTGCTTTACGGACGAGAGGTTGGTCATGTAGACACCAACTCAACCCATCGCGATCTCTCCACCTCCATTGACTCTCCTCTTGTCTCCCCACCTGCTCTCTGGTTTTTGGAGCTAATGACTTGATTTTGGACGCCCTGCTCCTCGCTGACAACACTTCATTTGACTACCTGGCACAGCAGCTGGTGCCCACAGACACGTAATGCTGCGTCACCTGTCTTTGTATACATAACGCTCAAGTACCACTGAGTACAGGAGACTGAACAGATATTtcattacttttattttcttgttgTCTTTTGGACTCCttacaaacacaaagaaaagtATAACgtgaaaatataaataatttatGGAGGTGAGAGACCTTTACTGTACAAAAGAAGACATTTGTCATTTGCAGATGTCGTAGAAACCTCATGAAAATATGCCAATAGTGACGCTGAACTTGaagtgactgtttttttttttagtgtgacCCCCTAAAAGGTAGCTAGCTATGAAATATTCTGGCCTGCATCACAGATTGCTTTCCTCTTCACTCTGCTGGGCAGCACCTGGACTCTCCAGCTGCAGACCAAACAGTTTTTTGGTTGATCCACCCGCTGCTCGCCGTCTTCtcgaacacccccccccccccccccccctttcaccGGAGAACTACTTTACCTACTTTTGTGCCAGTCAGGGAAAACAAACAGTCCCTTGATGTGCTCTCGTCCTCCTGAATCTTCTGGGAGTGGAATGTGTCTGAACACGGGTGGTGTGGctcttaaaaaagaagaaaggctGTGTGGTAGCGGCACCGTGTTACCATAATAATACATACGGCATCGTCACATGCCTGCAGACACCCGAGTGTGTCGTCGTGTAGTGGAGGCATTCATGCGGAACAATGGCCCCAGCGTTCCCAGCAGATCAAAGCTGCAGTCTGTCTCTGCTTTCAGggcttttttaatctttttttttttttttttttcttgtattgtTTGACGTGGTCGTTAGCAGATGGTTTTATCCACACTTTGTTCTTCAGACCGTCATCTAAGAATGTGGGTCGCAGGTGAAAGTGGTTATACCAGGATGGTTTGGGTCCTGTTTCCAGTTATTCTGCCTGGCTGAACAAACGGCATCgtgcaggcaggcaggcagggagaggaagagaggggaGCGCTCAGAGGACTGGTGCGCTCCCTCCTCCCctgcagcaggctgggtggCCTGGAgggaacactttttttttttgttttgtaccaCCAGAATGAGGGCAGCTGCTGTCGTCTGGGGCCCTCTACCCACCCTCGGGTGACACTGTTCTGGATCTCCCAGCTCTCGGGCATCCTCCCTCGTCTTCCTCTCCCACAGTCCCTCATGCACACATGCCCGCGCACCCCAGCGCCTCATCAGCTGGGGTGCACGCTGCGTTTTGTACATGCCCAGGAGAGCGAGCAGACGTCCAGTCAGAGGAAGAGAGGACTTTTATTGTGTCAGTTGCCAGGCAAAAGCGCTTTTTATTGCCACTAAGATCCCTGTGAGCgagtgtgtgcgcgtgtgtgtaaataactGTGTAATGGGATCGGCCTCGGCTaaactctgagttttttttttttatgcatctgCTATTAATGCAAATTGATAGACATTCCACTGTGCTCCATCCTGTCCGATGCAGATTTTTATTACACAGCTTCCCTTTACAATAACAGAGCTTAAAGAGCGGGCAGAGTACAGCTGTGGTTTGTTGATGGTCATGAAAGCAGGTGCAAGTGAAAGCAAACCCACGCCACAAATGTACACTTTACTGTTGTTCCATTTAAACCTTTATTGAAATGATGAAAGAAAATATTTAACATATTAACAAAAGATTTATATTCACTTTGTAAATACAGTAGTCATAATATATTAACTGTTCTTATATAAATAATCTTCAGAAGGTTATATAATTTGGACCAGAACTAAGGCTTCAGTCGGCCAAAgtgtttttgctttctttttataAATGAACTTTGCAGATATGGAAACTTGAGTGGATGTGAGGAGTGAAGTGCATGGTTTATTCGGACAGGAGGCGAAATAGGAAAACAATACTTTGTTACACACTTCTCTTCCACCTTTTCGGAACTGATGCAATTGTTTTTGTGGATCTCATCTTAAACTGTTTTAATGTGTAATGTAAGCCTCTTTTCCCCCCTTCTTTAATGCCCTCTTCCCCCCTGAGCTAAATTGCAAATTTGTCTTAAGAAAACGCATTTTGGAgggaaaaaacaagaaagaaaaaaaacaaaaaatgttttttttttcttctttttttgcatgttttgcTGCCCTTAAAATTTGTGTCTCTGGGCCACTCCGTCATTCTTTTCATTgttaaaaagaggaagaaaaaaaaggtttcccTCCATGTCGAGAAGGCTCTCCTGCATGTTATATTGAACACATGCAAGTTTTATATCATTAACGGTTGAGAGGCTGACTATTGAAGCCCAGTTTGATTGAAAACTGTGTGCGTCGGCCTCCCACGTCTGACTGAAACGCAGCGGCTTTGAAAAAGGGAAAGGGGGGAAAAACGTGCTCATGTGGATGCAAGGTCGTGTTTTCTCATTCAGATCATATTTTCCTCGTCGGCTGTCGCTCGCACGATAACCAgtattattttatattcacttatTGACCTCTACAGCTAAACAGAAACCTGATTAATCTTTTAAGTCACTGAATGAGCAGACTTCAGCTTTACAGAAACCTGTCGTCTGCTCTTTCACTCACGGAGTAGTTTGCATTTTTTACACAAGGGGGCGCTGTTTGATCTTTTAAGTGTGCATCTATGATGAGAAAAAGACTGAGGCGACCATAATAATCCCTTAGAACACTTGCTGGgccttttttgctttttgcGGTGTTTACGAGAGCTTGATATGATTTGTACAGTTTCTACAGGATGAATTTAGCCCGACTAACTAAAACAAAGCAAAGGCCGAGTTTTGCCACTTGAAACCTATTCAAGATATAGAAACGCTACTAAAAGTAAAAGTTGTGGGAGGCTTGCTTTGTAGTTGAGTAATTTTCAGCCACTAAATATTCTTAGAAGTAGAGCTGCGGCGATGACTGATCACGCTGATCGCTGGTTACTAAGAGAACCCTATTTCAATTCATACACGTCCTGGAAAagatgggaaaaaaattaaccttTTTCCGCTCAATTATGAATCATGAAACGCAGTGTCTGTGTATGACGATTGCATACTACGTTGCCAATACTACAGTGTGatgagacttttgttcttgcaTGAATAGAGACACTGTTCTCCTACCTCATG
The sequence above is drawn from the Odontesthes bonariensis isolate fOdoBon6 chromosome 14, fOdoBon6.hap1, whole genome shotgun sequence genome and encodes:
- the skila gene encoding ski-like protein produces the protein MASTQTSLKTPFKDLASFKGNMKRLYRERMEDAPIKKRVMAEINLKRRSLDSLPKTPKVKREQTEDLHHDADMGLEGRAELHVMGSAKALDLSPGLKHTLAQFTLSSQSSLGGPAAFSARTGHEHSPAGMPPLPSPPVLGGGPLLVPCDSSTELTHSLLEGESISCFVVGGEKRLCLPQVLNSVLRDFSLQQINTVCDELYVYCSRCDAEQLHILKVLGILPFNAPSCGLITLTDAQRLCNALLRPGAALSADPSGKLSAQGLLKESEASFQVEHQCLGKCQGLFVPQFYTQPEAPCIQCVECQLLFSPQKFVMHSHKSPDKRTCHWGFDSAKWPCYLQLARKYQGTPEEPKLKQLLDEVKEKFHYQLKMSLDKKAGEEEESQLRTSVDLCSANDKLTDADPARKGKPSPPTLVFNRLFTDIKEEPGHPTLVHPSYYMYTYDKMVAPNVSLRREAEMSPEMLGALLKHHYSRRVLGHDEPPMDLHASPPITAGAEEAKSQSATAASATERDCQTQAVSMETSSPGCKKTTHIPSHTPPPTPASLLSSVTEVAAKDMSSATSGGAVVLGGLEDDKDRIVVEIMQMYSRQQEKLNSTLHKQLQLEMELEALRGGEAARLRELSAEQRELRSELEAVHSEQVRQLSQARQEQLELETRLEQLRQQACACEPGAQRQQEAHYAAQLSELRQRLERAEADRQELQEELRREREARENLERTIAQLKQQMAQSGTMGCSPSPTRTLSAGPLNAHSLPNSSSMCEAQAAGLK